The stretch of DNA CCATTCAAGTAACAATTCTTCAAATCGCTTATTATTTACATTGATATTAATATCTGATGTTATCCTGTCTTTGGTAATCTTTAACTGGTTATCTGTTAGAGTTATTCTACCTGTTTTTTTAAACATAGAAATCACTTTTTTCTTTGTAAAGTGAGATTCAGAACTTGTTTGGTGAAACAAACACATATCTTCAAACTCTTCTAAAATTCGTTCCTGTTTAGTAAAAATATATTGAGGAACAGGCTTATCACTGACAATTTCATTTACTCTAAGATAATCTGCATTTAATGTATCAAAAATAAAGTTTCCTGTTTGGTCTTTATGCAACTCATCAATTTTAATAGGCAAAGTATGTAAAGAAAATTTTCCAAAGCCAACATCTACAAGAAAATCCTCATTTTTTAGTTTTACTATAATGGCTAAATGGTCGTATTCATTACCATAACTATCTAAACTATTGGCATTACCACTTCCTTTATAAACTCTAGCAGAAATCATTTTAGCATCAAACCCTAATAGTGTCAGTAATTGAAAGAAAAGTCCGTTGAGTTCATAACAAAAACCACCTCTGTTTTTTATAACTACTTTATCAAAAATAGAATTAAGGTGTAGTTTTATGTCTCTTTTATAATGAATGTCTAGGTTCTCAAAAGGTACAGCATTTAGATGAGCTTCTTGTAGAGCATTTAGAGTTTTTAGGTCTATTGTAATCGGATGTTTATAATTTATCCGTTGCAAATATTTTTCTGTGTTCATATTACTTAAATTTTTAAAACAATTTCTTCTTGAAGGTCTCCTCTATATATTTTTTTAATGATGATTGTCGTTGTTCCTTTTTTAATACCTTTGAAAACAAACTTTTTCTTACCCGAATCGCCTCCTGTTCCTTGAAACCCTGGGTCATCATAGATAATTTTGCTGTTTTCAAATTCTAAAATATCCTTATTCTTAATTTCATACTCTGCATCCATTCCAACAGAACCATGAACACTGGTCTTGAAACTTATTGTTTTACCTTCTTTTACTTGATAATTTATCTGATTTTCAGGCTTATCTATATTGATAGAATTATCAGTCATTGTACTAATACAACTCTGTAAAATCAATAGAAAGGCGATAAATAGTGTGTATATTTTCATTTTTTTTAAAATTTTAATTACAATATTCTCCCAAAGGCTTTTGAGCTTCCTCACTTCCATAGCGAGCAGCAATTTTCCAACTCTCACAGGCGTTTTCTTTGTCTTTTGTTTTGTCTTGATTTTTTTTTGTTGGCTTTCCCCAAAAATAAAACCCTTTATAATACCATAAAAAAGGATTTTCTGAATCAATTTCTATTGCTTTGTTCAAAGTTTTTTCCATTGCTGCATAATCTTTTGCTTGTAGTTTGGCAGCAGCCTTGCCAATGTAAGGGTCTATGAGTGTTGGTTCTTTATCTATTACCTTGTCAAAATATAAGCTGGCTTTGTCATAATCTTTCAATTTGTATAAATAAAGTTCTGCAATTTTCATTATAGTTATTTGGTCATATTCCCCTACCGAACCAGCATTTTTATACTCTTGTACAGCTTTATAGTATTCGTTCATAAGTAAATACGTATCTCCTTTTTTTATGTAGTATTTCGCTCTCTGTTGCTTTTCTTCTAAATCTGCATATTTGATAGCCTTTTCAAAACATTCTATGGCATCTGCATAGTCTTGTTTATAGTCTGCTTCTATAATTCCTAGTAAGTAATTTACCTCTGCATCTTTTTCCTTTTGTCCGTCTGCTTCATCCAGTGCCTTTACAGCAGTAACAAAATCTTTTGCTTCTATGGCTTCTTTTGCTTCTGTCATATAACTAGAATAGGCAATACTTGACATAATATTCATCAAGAAATAGGCAAAAACTGTCATTACAGCGAAACCCAAAACGATATACATCTCAGTTTTTCCAAATACAAAAG from Bernardetia sp. encodes:
- a CDS encoding tetratricopeptide repeat protein; the encoded protein is MSNYYDLLGIAKTATLQQIKSAYKKQALKYHPDRNAANPQEAKLAEERFKLINEAYQVLSDPVKKSRYDNQLEFEHARRQEYYKQYTSTGYSQSNQSSYGQTNQNYQSKQRRDTKKQPTFVFGKTEMYIVLGFAVMTVFAYFLMNIMSSIAYSSYMTEAKEAIEAKDFVTAVKALDEADGQKEKDAEVNYLLGIIEADYKQDYADAIECFEKAIKYADLEEKQQRAKYYIKKGDTYLLMNEYYKAVQEYKNAGSVGEYDQITIMKIAELYLYKLKDYDKASLYFDKVIDKEPTLIDPYIGKAAAKLQAKDYAAMEKTLNKAIEIDSENPFLWYYKGFYFWGKPTKKNQDKTKDKENACESWKIAARYGSEEAQKPLGEYCN
- a CDS encoding arylamine N-acetyltransferase family protein, translating into MNTEKYLQRINYKHPITIDLKTLNALQEAHLNAVPFENLDIHYKRDIKLHLNSIFDKVVIKNRGGFCYELNGLFFQLLTLLGFDAKMISARVYKGSGNANSLDSYGNEYDHLAIIVKLKNEDFLVDVGFGKFSLHTLPIKIDELHKDQTGNFIFDTLNADYLRVNEIVSDKPVPQYIFTKQERILEEFEDMCLFHQTSSESHFTKKKVISMFKKTGRITLTDNQLKITKDRITSDININVNNKRFEELLLEWFSIRL